Proteins encoded within one genomic window of Odocoileus virginianus isolate 20LAN1187 ecotype Illinois chromosome 2, Ovbor_1.2, whole genome shotgun sequence:
- the CENPO gene encoding centromere protein O, with protein sequence MELANTLKQDGESRGGVLAQLERLETQVSKFHKKLEEPQDAQALEARIHELERLRDNLRAEVKQRQAGVKASTANVEPDQTLEISEQEILERKQENVKAILQAYRFTGISGKLTSRGVCVCISTAFEGNLLDSYFVDLVMEKPLWIHHHSVPVFIPLEEISAKYLQTNTQRFLFVLCEYLNAYSGRKYQADRLQNDFAAFLVGPLQRNSLCNLLSFTYKVKLKGQSFPFCARLLYKDLTTTLPTDVTVTSQGMEALPSTWEEQRADHENLFFTKPLHQVFTSFARKGEKLDISLLS encoded by the exons ATGGAGCTGGCAAATACTTTAAAACAAGACGGCGAGTCTCGCGGAG GTGTTTTAGCTCagttggaaagactagagactcaAGTGAGCAAATTCCATAAAAAATTGGAAGAGCCACAGGATGCACAGGCTCTTGAAGCCAGGATTCATGAACTGGAACGTCTGCGAGATAACCTGAGGGCTGAAGTGAAACAGCGTCAAGCTGGA GTTAAAGCATCTACTGCCAATGTCGAACCTGACCAAACATTAGAGATTAGTGAGCAAGAAATTTTggagagaaaacaggaaaacgTGAAAGCCATTCTGCAGGCATATCGTTTTACAG GGATCAGCGGGAAGCTGACCAGCCGAGGAGTCTGTGTCTGCATCAGCACTGCTTTTGAGGGGAACCTGCTGGATTCCTACTTTGTGGACCTTGTCATGGAGAAACCACTTTGGATACATCACCATTCGGTTCCAGTCTTCATTCCCCTAGAAGAGATATCTGCAAAATACCTACAGACTAATACTCAGCGCTTCCTGTTTGTTCTCTGCGAATACCTAAATGCTTACTCGGGGAGGAAGTACCAGGCAGATCGACTTCAG AATGACTTTGCAGCCTTCCTTGTGGGGCCCTTGCAGAGGAACTCATTGTGCAACTTGCTGTCATTTACTTACAAAGTGAAGCTGAAAGGTCAGTCCTTCCCCTTTTGTGCTAGACTGCTGTATAAGGACCTCACAACAACCCTTCCAACTGACGTCACTGTTACTTCTCAAG ggatGGAAGCATTACCCAGTACATGGGAAGAACAGCGAGCAGACCATGAAAACCTATTTTTTACGAAGCCCCTACATCAGGTGTTTACATCATTtgcaagaaaaggagaaaagctgGATATAAGCCTGCTCTCCTAG
- the PTRHD1 gene encoding putative peptidyl-tRNA hydrolase PTRHD1: MHRGVGLAFQLNRKMAASGGEPQILVQYLVLRKDLSQAPFSWPAGALVAQACHAATAALHLHRDHPHTTAYLRELERMRKVVLEAPDETTLKLLAETLQQKNIDHKLWMEQPENIPTCIALRPYPKEEVSQYLKKFRLFK; the protein is encoded by the exons ATGCACCGCGGGGTAGGCCTGGCCTTTCAGCTGAACAGGAAGATGGCGGCCTCTGGCGGAGAGCCGCAGATCCTGGTACAGTACTTGGTGTTACGAAAGGATCTATCACAGGCTCCGTTCTCCTGGCCAGCGGGCGCACTAGTCGCACAGGCCTGTCACGCAGCCACCGCGGCCTTGCACCTTCACCGCGACCACCCGCACACAACCGCTTACCTCCGGGAGCTAGAGCGCATGCGCAAGGTGGTCCTTGAG GCCCCGGATGAGACCACCTTAAAGTTGCTGGCAGAGACGCTGCAACAGAAGAACATTGACCACAAACTGTGGATGGAACAGCCAGAGAACATCCCCACTTGCATTGCACTCCGTCCCTACCCCAAGGAAGAAGTGAGCCAGTATTTGAAGAAATTCCGATTGTTCAAATGA